The Devosia sp. SD17-2 genome includes a region encoding these proteins:
- a CDS encoding response regulator, which translates to MSSVEDVRILICEDEYLLASGLAADLEALGVRVLGIVARAADGIALLDELSDAGLNAAIVDIRLLDGSAFPLVERLREKSVSVVFFSGYSAEDVPDRFSEIPVVTKPGHIDELMSALEVARSQRAAPTA; encoded by the coding sequence TTGTCCTCGGTTGAAGACGTCCGAATCCTGATTTGTGAAGACGAATACCTGCTGGCGAGTGGCCTGGCTGCGGATCTGGAAGCCTTGGGCGTGCGCGTGCTTGGCATAGTGGCGCGCGCGGCTGATGGCATTGCCCTACTCGATGAGCTGTCCGACGCAGGCCTGAACGCGGCAATCGTTGACATCCGCCTCTTGGACGGCTCGGCCTTCCCGCTCGTTGAACGCCTCCGCGAAAAGTCGGTTTCTGTCGTGTTTTTCAGCGGCTACTCCGCCGAGGACGTGCCGGACCGCTTCAGCGAGATACCGGTCGTCACCAAACCGGGCCATATTGATGAGCTGATGAGTGCCCTTGAAGTCGCCCGGTCCCAAAGGGCCGCACCCACCGCCTAA